DNA sequence from the Candidatus Hydrogenedentota bacterium genome:
CTGGTAGCCGCTTTCCTCGCGGTTGCAGCCGTGCCAGCGGGTGCGGAGGTGATTGCCTTCAGCGGTCAACTGAGTGACCAGGACCAGCCAGACGCAGGGGTGTTTGACGCCCAGGTAGTTTGGAGTTTCGATGTCGGTACAAGCGTGCTGACGATGGAGATTTCCAACCAGACGACAGCCCCCGACACGTATACGTTATCGGAATTGTTTTTCAACGTGTCCAGCGACGTGACGTCATTATCGATTCTCAACGACGGTTCATTGACGAATACCGCGCTGACGCAGAACTCTTCGGCCGGCCCATTCGGGACATACGACTACGAGTTCGACTTCGGCGATCCGGGGAATGCCGGTCTCGCGTCTGGTGGAACCGTGACGGTAACATTCCTCGTTGGTGGGTCGAACCTCGATGTTTTGGACTTCTTCAATGGACTTCCGAGTGGCGGGTCGCCGGATTTCTTCGGGAACCTGGCCGTCGTGAAATGGTCTCAGGGCCCGAATGATGACAGCGTGTTTGCAGGAAATCTGCCGGGCGGCGTTGTCCCCGAGCCTGCGACGCTTGGCCTGCTGGGGCTTGGATTGGCAAGTCTGGCACTGTATCGGCGCAAGAATCACTCCTAACCGGTTGCTGACCGCCGGTTCTCTTTACGGAGGCGAGGATTCCACCCCTCGCCTCCGTCCCTGTTTTGTGCGTGGCCAAAAGTGCTTGGCATTGTTGCGGGGAATGCTGTAAACTGATTTTGTTCGGGGCCGGTATGGGCCCTATGGGGTTTGGCACATAAGGTTTGGAGAGGCTTCATGCAGCGGATGAGACTCCTCTTGGTGGCGGGGCTGACTTCGGTAGTGGCGTTGAGCGCATCGGCGCAGTACCAAAAGTACCACACGTGGATCGAGAGTTCGGCGCCGGTATCCAAACAGCGCACGGCGATCGAGCCTTCGCATTGGGGCAAGTATGGCAATGCGGAAGAGCCGGCGACGCGGCCGTTCAAGGCGTTTTGGCGGGGGCTGAAGGCGTTCCATTATCAAATCGGTGCGACGATTGACGAAGGCCACCGGAAGGCCGGCCACGCGGGCGGAGGCGTCCAGTTCTTCCGCGGGGTGCGGCGTGGGCTGGTGGAGATTGGCGGGGGCACCTACATGGGTATGGCCGGCCAGTATCCGCTGCCCGTCGAGCAGACACACCCGATAAACGAATACATCGACTCGGATCGGCGTCTGGCGGCGCTGGCGGATTTGCCGTCCACGGCGGCGATTCTTTGGTACGGCGGCGCAACCAGCGTCGGCACGGTGTTCGGCACCGGGGCCATAACGGTTGCGCAATCGGAAGTGGATCGGCACGCGATGACGCCCGAGGAGCGCGCGGAGGTGGCACGGGCGGCCGCGAAGTTTTCGAAGCAGCAGTGGCCGGCGTCCGCGCATGACCGCAATACGCCGCGTCCCGGTGGATTGAAATACGTCGGCGAGTGGAAAGAAGCGGACGATGCCGCGAAGCGGGAGGGCAAGCCGCTCGAGGGGAATCCGTATTCGGGCGACATGCTCAAGAAGGCCCGCAAGGGATCGATTCGAGACAACTGAATTCAATTCGATTGACGAATCGTGCGCCCGGCTTCATGCCGGGCGTTTTTGCATTTGCGAAGGACTCGCGCGACGTGCTTGAGGGGTGCATGCGGCGCGGGTGACTGATGCACCAGCAAGGGGTCGATTACGAACTCGATTGCGATTAGGATGACGAGCACGTGAACGCGCACGAGTGCGGGCGCGAATGCGGGTGTTGAGGGAGGGGAGCGTTGGAGTGCGTGGGTGAAGCATGACCAGTAGGTTCTGGGTGGTGTTGCTTGGGGCGGCGCTGTTCGCGGTCTTTTTCGCGTTGGGGCGTGGCGACATTTTTGAAGACAACGAGGGGCAGCGCGCTGCGCCGCCGGCGACGATGGTGCGCACGGGCGACTACGTTATTCCGCGGTTGAACGGCGAGCCGTATCTCGTGAAGCCGCCGCTGCTGTATTGGGCCATTGCGGGCGTCTACCGCGCGGCGGGCATATCGGAATTCACCGCGCGCACGCCGACGGCGCTTGCGGGTGTTGCCCTGGTGATGAGTATGTACTTCCTGTCGCGCAAACAGGCGGGCGAACGCGCGGCGCGATGGGCAGCGCTGGCGATGCTTGCGTCCCCGTACGCGCTGCAGCGGATGCGATACTCGGAATTGGACATCCCGCTGACGTTAGCGATTTTTCTCGCGATCGTGGCCGCGCGCAACGCGACGCTGAACGAATCTGCCGTGCGGCGAGCGCAGCTTTGTATCGCGTCCGGAATCGCGTTTGGCGCGGCCGTGATGTTGAAGGGGCCGGTGCCTTTCCTGTTCTTCTGGGCGGCCGCGATTGCGGTGTTTGTAACGAGCAGCCCGAATCTCACAAAGGTAGCGGGCGTTGGCATCCGCGTGAGTATCGCCGCGTTCGCTCTCGAATTGTTGCTGAAAGAGATCGCGGTGCGCGTGCTGCCGGCACATGCGAAAGCATTGGGGACACCTGTCGCGCTCATCGCGGTAATGCTTGTGTGGACATACCTCGCGCTCCGCCACGCGGGAATCAGGCGCGCGAGGTTGGGGTATTGGTTTGGTGCGATGGCGATTGGCGCTTCGCTCGCGCTGCCGTGGGGCGTTGCGGTAATACGCCAGATGAGTTGGGAGACCATCCGCGCGATGCTCCACAGCCAGGTTGTCGAGCGCACGTATGTCGCGAGCGAGATCAACAGCGGCGCGCCGTGGTACTTCATCGCGGCGATCGCGTTCATGATCGCGCCGTGGGGATTCCTCTTGCCGTTTCAGTTCTCGAAGCGCGAGTGGGACCGGCAGAACGATTTGTACCGGTTTTGCGTGCTGATGTCGTGGCTGAGCGTGCTCCTGTTTTCGCTGATCGCAGGGAAGGAGTATGAATACATTCTGCCGTGCGTGCCGTTCATGGTGATTGCGCTGGGGTATCACATCGCACAGATAGGGAGTGGGTTGGCTGCGGATTGGATGGAGCGATGGGCGCGGTACTGGCAGATTGCGACGCTCGCGTTATTGGCGGTTGCGCTGCCGGGCGGGATCGCGTATTTCGCGGTGAGGGGTCCTTCATTCACATTGTTCGCATTGACCGCGCCCCTGGCGGTAGTGGGGCTGCTCGCGTGTCTGATTTCGTTTCGCAGCCGGACCTATCGGAACGCAGGTATATTTGCCGCGACGTTGTGCGCGGTGCTTGTGTATTTGATCGGGCGCGGCGACCATTATCGGGGCAACGAATCGCCGAAGGGAATTGCGGTGCTCGCTGCGCGTTTTGCGAACGCGGGGTACACGGTCGAGCAGTCCAAAATGTACCCATCCGTCGATTTCTATTCGGCAACTGTCATTCCGTTGGAGCAGAGCCCTGCGCGGGTGAAGGAGAAGTTCGCGTCGAAAGAGCCGTACATTTACTTGACGCGTGAGAGCCTGCTGCAACTTGCGGGGCTAAAAGAGTACCACGTGCTTGCAGGGCCGATTGGGTTCAAGGATTTGATGTTGATCTCGAACCAGATGATGGGGCCACCGGGAGAAATGTAGCTATCGAATCTGGATCGCGATTTACCCGGGCTTGACACGATTCAAACATGATCTCGGCTGCAGAATTCATACTTGCGCCTTCAGAATGCTCGTAGCTAACGAAACCGACGGGCGCGGTGAGATTAGGGGTAGAACAGGCAGTCAAGGCACCTATCCTGGAGACCCGATCATGTCAACAGCCGACCAAACGCTTCTCAGTCAGTGGTTCGCGCGACGCGATGCGCAAGCCTTCAAAACTCTAACCAAGCGCTATTGTGCAGCGGTTTACGGCACGAGTATGCGAATTCTACGCAGCCCGGCCGACGCAGAGGAGATTACCCAAGAGTGTTTTACCGCGCTCGCAATGGCGCACACGGGACCCACGGGATCGTTGGGGGCATGGCTCCACCGTGTAGCGACGCACAAAGCGCTGAATCGGCGCCGAAACGATCAGCGGCGGCGTGAACGGGAGGAACGGTTTATCAGGGAGCGCGCGTCAATTGCCGTAGCGCAGTGGGACGATATCAGCCAGTTTATCGATCAATCTATCGAGGCCTTGCCCGAGAAGATTCGCGCAACCATCGTTGCGCATTTTATCGAAGACGAGTCCGTCACGGCGATCGCCGAAAGCGAGGGCGTGACGCACGGGGCCATATCGCAACGGATTCAGAAGGGCGTCGAACTGATCCGGGAGCGCATGCGGCAGAACGGCATTCCCATTGCGGTGGCGGCACTCGCCGCGATGATGTCGCAGCAGGCGTCTGCGTGGCCACCCGTGCCGGCGAGCCTTTCCGCAAGCTTGGGAAAGCTCGCGTTGACCGGCGGCGCCACCGGTCGTGCGGCAGCGGCGGCGTGGCTCAGCGCGAAGCTGCTTGCAGGTCTTGCCGCGACGCTTGTAGTCGCGGGCGCGATCGCGATATACGCAGCGTTCATCCACTCCGAACCTGTCGCGAACGCCGTGGCCGCGGATGCGCCCGTAGCTGTCCCATCGGTAATCGCGCCTGCGCCGGTCGATCCTCTCGCTGTCGAAGCGTCCGTGGCGTCGGCCGTTCCGGAACCCGCGGCGCCCGCTGTCGTGAAGCCGGAAACGAAGGAACCGACATCGTGGCGGGAAGTCGTCGATGCGTATACGTCGAATCAGGACCGTATTCGGCGGATAAGTTTCGAATACGTGCACCGGACGAGTGGCGCCTACTTCTTCCAGTCCTTTGCGGCGGAACCTGGACGGAACGACTTCTCCGAGCGCGGGTCGTTGATCACGGACGGTACGCGGGTTGCCCAAAAGCGATGGAATTGGGGGCGGCGTTGGGCCGACAGTTATCCCGCCGAGCGTGCGGCATTTCACATCTGGGTGTACAACGGCGACGCGCACGCGCAGTACGACGCGGGCGGCGGCGAGTTCCATGGTAAGCCTGGGATGTTGCAGATTACTTCTGACGCTTTGAACACTCAGATACTACAGAGCGCCTTCGACCATGGACGAAGCTGTGTGCTCTACGGCGCCTATCCCGGGGGAGATATGCTCGGTTATCCGTTGGTGGCGGGACTGCGCATGGAGGAGCTTCTCTACAGCGCTCGGCAAATCGCCATGCGGCCCGCGAAGGAATCCGTCGGTGGGCTCGAGTGCTACGTCGTCGATGCCGATACCGCATTCGGGGATTTTACGGTGTGGTTCGCGCCGGGGCGAGGCTATAACGTCGCGAAGTCCATTATTGCGATGCGAGAAGGGGACATCTACGAAAAAAATCCGCTGGAGCCCACCAGGTCCGCCTATTACGAGTATGTAGTCAGTAAGTTCGTCGAAATCGATGGAAACTGGGTGCCGGTAGAATCGAATTCGCATCATATCTCGAACGGGCTCAACAACAACGGATACGATTACAACCTGACTCACAAGCGGAGCAACATCAAGTTGCTCGGGCCGGACGACGACAAGGATGCATACTTCATCGATGGTGATGACATCCCGAACGGCGCCACGCTTATGGGGAAGATTGGCGAGATTCGCCGGTCTGGGGACCCCGAATGGCGATGGATGGATGGAGAATTCGTCCTCATGACGGATACACCCGGCGCTCAACCGATTCAACGGAGCGACGGGACCACTGGCTTCGGCGGTGGCATTATGGCCACGGGCGATTCGCAGTAGTCTTCACGCATTCAACACCGATTCGTCGCTCTTTGGGTAATGTGCAAGGGGGGACGAATCGGTTCGCTTTGATCCTGGTATCCCGCCGTTCTCATACTCTACGTAGAAAGCCGTTCGGGCCGTTGGCACCATGTTTGTAGGCGTACGGGTGCGGCGAGGGCGTCTTGAAATCAGCATTGGAACTATAGGCATGCATTCCACATTCACGACTAGACCTGCCATTTGTTGTCCATCGCGCGATAGTTCAATTGCCGTTTTAAGAGGCGACGCAATGTATCGAAGAGCATTCCTGCGACAGTCGCTAGTAGCGGCGTGTTTTTCCGCTGGCTGTACTACGTTTTCGTCTGCAAAACTCACGGGTGGTCTCGTCGGGTACACGGAGTACCGGACAAACCTTCCGACGCGGCATGCGAACCAGGTTACGTCGCGGGCGTGTGTCGTGCGTGACGAGGGAACGGTACGGCGAGAGCTGGCTCCGGAGCTTATCGAATCGGAGAACTGCTGGACACAGTTCGCGGGTTGGTCGCCGGACGGCCGCCAAGCGGTGATCGGGTGCGGATGGGAAGATCCTGAGAATGCGAAGTGGGAGGAAGAGCACAAAACGTTTCGGATGACCGAGGGATGGTTGTTTGATATCTACTTGCACGAAATGGCCAGCGGCGAGCTGAAGAATTTAACGGAGATCGAGCGCGTCAGTGCATATAACAGCGGATTAATCTTTATACCCGGCGCGACGCCCAAACTTGGGTTTACGGCGCTCATCGACGGCGTCTCACATCCGTTCGTTATGGACATGGACGGGCGCAACAAGCGGGATTTATCACAGGGCACGAAGGGCTTCGCATACGGGTTCAGTGCGTCGCCGGATGGAACCAAGGTCGCGTATCACCAGGACTATAAGATTTATGTTGCGGACGCCAACGGCGAAAATGCGCGCATGATCGAGACGGGGAATCCTTTCAACTTCGTGCCTCAGTGGTCGCCGGATGGACAGTGGCTGATGTTTCTTTCCGGGGAACACTACAACTGTCATCCCCATGTCGCGCGGCCGGACGGATCGGAGTTGCGAAAGCTCGCCGATCGCGGTGGGTATGACGGGGTGATGACCGTCTACGACGTGTTCGATTTTCATGGCGGCAGTAGCGACGTGCCGGTGTGGTGCTTGAGTGGCGACGCGGTGTATTACACGGCGAAGGTCGGAGACGCCTTCGAGTTAATGTGCGTGATGCTCGATGGGAAGGTCGAACAACTGACACATTCGGCCCCGGGCGTGCACCATTACCACGTCAAACCGGCGCCGGACAAGCAGCGCATCGCGTTTGGATCGACGCGGTCAGGCCGCCGTCAACTGCATGTCGCCAACCTCGATGCGTCCGAGGCGCATCCGATTACCAAGGTTCCCGAGGGGTACGGTGCGATGTGGGCGCATTGGCAGCCGTCGACGCGTTGACTCAGGACAAGTATCGGTTGAATTTAACAGGTGACTGTCCCTATTTAAGCAGCGCGGGGAGGCGGTTTGCGCGGGTTTGCTCGATTTTGGATAATTGGGGCATCACTGGTGGAACGAAGTTCGAGCTGACTTGTAGTAGAAGAGGCCGTGCCTTTTCCGGATGCGCCGCCAGCCACCGTTCACCCCGTTCGAGGAGGTTTTCCACGTGCATGCAGGATTCCGTTATTCGCTGTTTCTTGTCGCGGCGTTGTGCGCTTTAGCAGTCGTTTCGTGCGGCAAGAAGGAGGAGGCCGCGCCCAAGGAAGAAATCAAGGCGAAGCAAATCGAGCCGATGGCCGTCACGGGGCCTGCGCCGGAGAGCATGAAGAAGCGGGCCCAGATGCAGGTGGAGGGCGAGTCCGCGGAGGCAGGCGCCGCGGCGGCGCCGGAGATGAAGCCGAAGTCAGAGTTGACCGATGAGGAGAAGGCGGCGCGAAAGGAGGAGCGCAAGAAGCAGCGCGATGGCCAGACGGACGCGCGCAAGGAAAAGAAAGCGAGGAAGCAGGCGGACCGGGATCGGAAAGCGCAAGAGGCCGCGGAAGACGCGAAAAAGGCGATGGAAAGCCTGCCCCCGAAACCGGTCGGCGACTACAAGAATATTCTGCTGATTACAATCGACACCATCCGCGCCGACCGCATGACCAGCTACGGCGCGCCGCGCGACACGACGCCGAATATCGATGCCATCGCGAAGGAGGGCATGGTGTTCGAGAATGCGTTTGCCCAGCGCAACTCGACGTGGCCGTCGCTCGCGACGATTATGACGTCGTTGTATCCCATTCAACACGGCGTGCGCAGCAACGGCCTCAAGATCGGCAACGAGTTTCTGACGCTTGCGGAGTACTTGTCGCAAAACGGGTATCTGTGCGCCGCGGTTTACGCGAACGCGACGGCGCAGAACTGGGAGGGGTTCCAGTTTCGTTACCCGTGCGACCACGACCCCGTGGACGAGCGGGCCACGCACAGCGCGGTGAAGTGGCTCGAGGAGTACAAGGACTACAAGTTCTTCATGTGGGTGCACTACCTCGCGCCGCATGCGGACTACGAGCCGCCGCAGGAGTATCGCAAGTGGGTTGACGCAAATTACGCGGGGCCGGTGGACGGGTCGAAGGCTTCGGTCACAAACCTGACGCTCAAGCGCTTCGACGTGACGGACGCGGACGTGCAGCAGGTGTTGAATTTGTACGATGGCGAATTGTTGTACGTGGACAACGAAGTCAAGCAGATTATCGATGCGCTGAAGTCGCACGGGCTTTATGACAAGACGCTGGTGATGATTAGCGCGGACCACGGGGAGGAATTAAACGATCACCACGGCTATTTTGGGCATGGCGCATCGGTATATGATGGCGTGCTGCGGGTGCCGCTGATCGTGCGTTTGCCGGGCGTGGTGCCCGCGGGCAAGCGCGACGCGACGCTTGTCCAGCACCTCACGATTGCTCCGACGATTTGCGAAGCGGTGGGGTTGCCGGTACCGGAGCCGTTCGTTGGCAAGAGCCTGATGCCGTTGTTCAAGGGGGAGGAGGCAGACTATGGCCCGGTGTTCGCGGAGATGAAGGACGAGATTTTGACCGTTCGCACAGCGGACTACAAGTACATCGCGAACCCCTTGAGCTATAAACCGCGCAAGTTGAACGAGGAGCGCCGCCAAAGTGTGGGGTTGCCAAGCGCAAGGGGCAATAAGCGAGGCGGAAAGGACATAGAGGGCGACGTCGAGGTGGACGACGCCTCGGTCGATCCGGCGTTGCTCGAGATGCAGATGAAGGACGAAGAGTTGTATCACGTTGCCGAGGATCGATTGGAGAAGTTGGAAATCGCGCAGGCAAAACCCGACGTTGTGAAGGAAATGAAACAGAAGCTGACGGAGTTTCAGGAGAAGTACAACTGGAGGTTTGGCCATACGGTGGACGAGCGCGTTCAGAA
Encoded proteins:
- a CDS encoding PEP-CTERM sorting domain-containing protein, producing the protein MKTNRVLALVAAFLAVAAVPAGAEVIAFSGQLSDQDQPDAGVFDAQVVWSFDVGTSVLTMEISNQTTAPDTYTLSELFFNVSSDVTSLSILNDGSLTNTALTQNSSAGPFGTYDYEFDFGDPGNAGLASGGTVTVTFLVGGSNLDVLDFFNGLPSGGSPDFFGNLAVVKWSQGPNDDSVFAGNLPGGVVPEPATLGLLGLGLASLALYRRKNHS
- a CDS encoding sulfatase-like hydrolase/transferase; translation: MHAGFRYSLFLVAALCALAVVSCGKKEEAAPKEEIKAKQIEPMAVTGPAPESMKKRAQMQVEGESAEAGAAAAPEMKPKSELTDEEKAARKEERKKQRDGQTDARKEKKARKQADRDRKAQEAAEDAKKAMESLPPKPVGDYKNILLITIDTIRADRMTSYGAPRDTTPNIDAIAKEGMVFENAFAQRNSTWPSLATIMTSLYPIQHGVRSNGLKIGNEFLTLAEYLSQNGYLCAAVYANATAQNWEGFQFRYPCDHDPVDERATHSAVKWLEEYKDYKFFMWVHYLAPHADYEPPQEYRKWVDANYAGPVDGSKASVTNLTLKRFDVTDADVQQVLNLYDGELLYVDNEVKQIIDALKSHGLYDKTLVMISADHGEELNDHHGYFGHGASVYDGVLRVPLIVRLPGVVPAGKRDATLVQHLTIAPTICEAVGLPVPEPFVGKSLMPLFKGEEADYGPVFAEMKDEILTVRTADYKYIANPLSYKPRKLNEERRQSVGLPSARGNKRGGKDIEGDVEVDDASVDPALLEMQMKDEELYHVAEDRLEKLEIAQAKPDVVKEMKQKLTEFQEKYNWRFGHTVDERVQKEVDPELKQKLEAMGYVL
- a CDS encoding PD40 domain-containing protein, which gives rise to MRDEGTVRRELAPELIESENCWTQFAGWSPDGRQAVIGCGWEDPENAKWEEEHKTFRMTEGWLFDIYLHEMASGELKNLTEIERVSAYNSGLIFIPGATPKLGFTALIDGVSHPFVMDMDGRNKRDLSQGTKGFAYGFSASPDGTKVAYHQDYKIYVADANGENARMIETGNPFNFVPQWSPDGQWLMFLSGEHYNCHPHVARPDGSELRKLADRGGYDGVMTVYDVFDFHGGSSDVPVWCLSGDAVYYTAKVGDAFELMCVMLDGKVEQLTHSAPGVHHYHVKPAPDKQRIAFGSTRSGRRQLHVANLDASEAHPITKVPEGYGAMWAHWQPSTR
- a CDS encoding sigma-70 family RNA polymerase sigma factor; this translates as MSTADQTLLSQWFARRDAQAFKTLTKRYCAAVYGTSMRILRSPADAEEITQECFTALAMAHTGPTGSLGAWLHRVATHKALNRRRNDQRRREREERFIRERASIAVAQWDDISQFIDQSIEALPEKIRATIVAHFIEDESVTAIAESEGVTHGAISQRIQKGVELIRERMRQNGIPIAVAALAAMMSQQASAWPPVPASLSASLGKLALTGGATGRAAAAAWLSAKLLAGLAATLVVAGAIAIYAAFIHSEPVANAVAADAPVAVPSVIAPAPVDPLAVEASVASAVPEPAAPAVVKPETKEPTSWREVVDAYTSNQDRIRRISFEYVHRTSGAYFFQSFAAEPGRNDFSERGSLITDGTRVAQKRWNWGRRWADSYPAERAAFHIWVYNGDAHAQYDAGGGEFHGKPGMLQITSDALNTQILQSAFDHGRSCVLYGAYPGGDMLGYPLVAGLRMEELLYSARQIAMRPAKESVGGLECYVVDADTAFGDFTVWFAPGRGYNVAKSIIAMREGDIYEKNPLEPTRSAYYEYVVSKFVEIDGNWVPVESNSHHISNGLNNNGYDYNLTHKRSNIKLLGPDDDKDAYFIDGDDIPNGATLMGKIGEIRRSGDPEWRWMDGEFVLMTDTPGAQPIQRSDGTTGFGGGIMATGDSQ
- a CDS encoding glycosyltransferase family 39 protein, which codes for MTSRFWVVLLGAALFAVFFALGRGDIFEDNEGQRAAPPATMVRTGDYVIPRLNGEPYLVKPPLLYWAIAGVYRAAGISEFTARTPTALAGVALVMSMYFLSRKQAGERAARWAALAMLASPYALQRMRYSELDIPLTLAIFLAIVAARNATLNESAVRRAQLCIASGIAFGAAVMLKGPVPFLFFWAAAIAVFVTSSPNLTKVAGVGIRVSIAAFALELLLKEIAVRVLPAHAKALGTPVALIAVMLVWTYLALRHAGIRRARLGYWFGAMAIGASLALPWGVAVIRQMSWETIRAMLHSQVVERTYVASEINSGAPWYFIAAIAFMIAPWGFLLPFQFSKREWDRQNDLYRFCVLMSWLSVLLFSLIAGKEYEYILPCVPFMVIALGYHIAQIGSGLAADWMERWARYWQIATLALLAVALPGGIAYFAVRGPSFTLFALTAPLAVVGLLACLISFRSRTYRNAGIFAATLCAVLVYLIGRGDHYRGNESPKGIAVLAARFANAGYTVEQSKMYPSVDFYSATVIPLEQSPARVKEKFASKEPYIYLTRESLLQLAGLKEYHVLAGPIGFKDLMLISNQMMGPPGEM